GGGGAGTATGTAATTAGAACCCAAGTTTGTGGCTGTAGGGATAACCATGACAGACATGCCTTTTGGAGAACAAGGGGAGTTCAGTTCAGTAACCAGAGCTAATATACTGTGTTCCCCAGTATTGGAGGGACTCTCAGGTACTTACTGTAGAGTCGAGCAGTTTTAAAAGAGTTGCCATTTCTGTGTTTGGGTAGCCCAAGAACATTTGTACCATAATCATATAGGATGAGGAGATAGGTGTGGGCCTCAATTATTTACCTCTTTTAAGATGCATGTGCTAAGTGAAACTGTTAATAAATGTTGTTTctgcagcttttaaaaaaatatacagaatgaCTTCTAGAATTCCTCTGGGCATAAAAACTGTTCCTTTAGAGCTGAAGAACATATTGCATTTTCTATTTCAGTACAGAGATATTTCTTACTCTATACTGTTATCCTCTTTTCATCCACACACAAATTGTGGAACAGAGGAGGACTGGGGCCCTAGAGGGAGTATGAAGAGGTGTGATTTCCACCAAGTGGGCAGAAAGCCAATAGCTGAATTTTAATATAACCATGTGTATTTGTACCTGTTGTAAAAAAGCAATCAAAATATTGTCTTCAGAATTAAGCAATTTAAAGCCATATTTATATAGTACATCTATGATTTACAATGTATATTACCACATAGCTTATTGAGATTTATCATTATGCATAGATATTTCCAAAAAATTATTGTTCTATGAATTCCATGTATTTTATTGTCAGTAAGATGGTTCTTAATCATTGAAAAATAAGGACTGATTTTCTATAGTTAGCAAAATATACTTTTTGAtatttctcagtttcctttttgATAATAACACACTAATTAAatataggaataaaaataaatcaactgtttaatatattttagttaCTATGACACAGTGAAATGGACCAGGCTCACTTACAGAAGGAGATcactattcaaaaatatttaaaataggtaTGAAAAGACTATAAGGAAATAAGCATATACCCTTCGAGTAACTTATATACTGTTTCTAGttggtataaaaatcaaacactcATGAAGAAATTagtgatattaaaaacaaataatttattgaTGACAGTATTGTTCTTCACAATATTGAAATTGAATATGAATTCAGTTTTAAGGAGGAAGTGGAATTTAGTCTGTGCTTTGAAGGATAATTGCTTAAACCATAAAGGAGGTGAAGAGCAATTGaggtgggaggaaaaaaatagctAAAAGAGCAGTGGAGACAAGAATGAGCAAGGTACGCAGAGAGGACAGTGAAGAGAGGGATGGGATGGCAGAAAGGGGCATTTGTTGTGGTTAGGGAGGAGAGTGGGAAATAAGATTTTCCAGAGAGTGGTATCTTTTGTTATTAAGGCCTAAAAGCCAACAGAGAGAGAGTCTGGATGCAATGTAATGAGCAATAGGGAGCCTTTATTAAGcagttttttttacattttatatcctTATATAAATTGGTAGTGTTTTTTCTTGtgcattattacatttttttttctgtaaaaatattCAGCTTTTAGCTACTTGGGATGTTTTTATTGAGAATAAGTCTTATGATTCAGGGAGTATATTATGTGTAATCTGTTCTTCATACATGTCAAAGAAAGTGCAAATTGAAGATTATTAACATTATCTACTCTGTAGAGATAATGAAGAGAAATCACAGTTGTTCATAAGGGATGGCATTATCTATACCTTCCATGTAGGAGAAACACACTGATGAAGTAATCATTACTGTAATGTGTTGTGGCCCTTTTGAATTAAAAAACGCTTTGTACACACAGAAATAATAAACTTGATTCTCCTCAGAGCTCTGAAAGGAGACTTGTCTTCCTTGTCACTAATAGTATTATTTCCCTAGATTTGAGCTTCATTCTAACTCAGAGTAAGGGTAGTTTGTATATTTGGGTAAACCTTTCTCTGCTTGAGATTTGTTCCTTAGGTTGATGGGCTGTGTCTCTTAAGAGTTCTCCAATAtaactatataaatatgtaaggTGGTTGTAAATAAATCAACAGATGTTTGTCTCTTTAGCAAGGACTCTGACTAAATAAATCATAGAACCAAATTTGGgtgagaaggggaaagagaaataaGCAGAGAAGGATGGGGACAAGAATAGGCTTTGGACTGTCAACCCAGCACTAAGGGCCCTGGGAGATAAAGAGAAGAGAGGACAAAAGAGGTAGGCAGGAGCCTTAAATCAACCTCACTTCACAGTGCATTTTACTTGGGCCAAACCTGTTCAGTAGTGCATGTGAGCTCTGACATGTCTTCGTGTGCTTCAGATACCCAAACAGAAGCTCTCACTGCACCAATAGGCCCTTTTTCTTGAGTTCCCAATTTCAGTTGAGGACAAGTATCTCagtgtttctatttcattttcctccatCTGTCTGTTTATTAACATACTTAGTATATCCTGTAGATTCTGCCTCCAACTGTCTCAACTGTTTCATCCTTTATTGCCAGAATCAAGTTCAGGACTTCAACCACTTCTTGCCTGGATTCTTCATTTGCTTTCTAACAGGAAGCCATTATCTCCAGTACCCTCACTGCTCAGTCTGAACTTCTGACATTACCATCACCTAGAGTGtggttttccatttctcttgcccaatgctatttatttattatctattttcattacattatttatgaaatattgCTGATACTACATAAAGTATCATGCCATCATAACTACCTAAACTTTCATGCcaaatctttgttttttcttttctattatagtgttcatttttttctttgtttcacctttTAGATTATAAACATGTTAAGGGGAgaagctgtattttattttatttttgcatcttcTATATAGTACACCTCAATGCCTTAAAGTGAgaattctgtaaatatttgttcaattgaTAGTAATGTGTcatagacaaataaaaattgatgCAATATACTCTTAAGCTCCTAagcagaaaagaacatttagaataCACATAAAGGTAcagcttaaaaataaagaatgcattgtttttcaaatgattttggTTGATGGTATGCCTTTCAAAAAGTAGTCTATTATCTTGCCaattcaaatgaaatgaaatcttcTCAGAAGTAGGGTTCTTGTGTTTCTAAATTCCTATGTAAGTATTGAAGAGAAACTTATGGACTTGCTTTGATTCACTGACTGAGCGGACTGACTGGGAGAtaattatacataatatatagttaaaataatatgaatatttccTGTTTATGTCTACTAGTTGGAAAGCAGGAATTTTTCTGAAAGTCAGTGGAAAGTTCTACGAGTTCTTGTCACATTCttagtaatgaaagaaaaatgctcaAATTGAAGGTATGGAGCTGCCAAAGTACCATGGACATTTTAATTAATGATTGACCTTATTAACATTagcagaaatgaaatattttttatatttttaaaaagacataaggAGTATAGTAACTGTGGTGAGCAACCTAGAGTACCTGGTGCCttaaatatgatttataaataaacaTTGGACAATTAGAATACCTTTCCCTGGACCCCTCTTGATTTATTGCTATTAGAGTAAGGCTTTGATTTCAAATGTTGATGATATATGGTTAAGAAAATATTCTTCTAGGAATTCATTGAACAAAAAGAATATGCTAAATATGCATAAGTTCAGTGTTTAGAATTATTTTGCATACATAACTCACTTCATGATTGCTGTTTACTATCTAAATACAAAGATAATATCAATCTCTGACTTTTTACATTTCCTTCAACAACATTACATGAGTCTATTaactccttccccactccccttTTACCCAGGATAAGATGGCAAGGGAACAAGAGTGGCTAGTTAGGAGAAATGTGTGCTTGGTAAATTATAGTTTTTACAAAATAATAgaattatataataaaacaataagattATATAGAAATTATGAATGGAGTTCTGCTGTTAATTGAACACTCTTCTTGTTGTAAGACATGAACCTGAAGAACCTGTATTATTAATTTTGTGGGTATatgtagatatacatatatatatttccagtTAGCCTTTTAGGAACATTGCATAGGCAAAATAttgtttataagcaataaattaCTTTCTAATTTGAGCATTATAGAATGATGgtcaaaagaaacatttttaaatggaaaaattttgttttgttcatgttgCTATTAAAGCATACATTATACTCTTATCATTTTAGcagttttaatttatttccttctaaAGTTTAAAAGCTTTATTAATTAGCATTCATTTAGCTACTTCACCTGAAAAAAATCCCCAACTTTTTAATACTCAACTTTCTTTAAACTAACATCGACATCGTACAAGTTTTTGGAATGCTTTCTTGAAGTCTTCATTAAAGATTGTGTAAATCAATGGATTTATAAGGGAATTGAGATAGCCAAGCCATGTCAAAAAGTTGGACATTTCTTCAGAAATGTTACACTTTTCACATACATTAACAACCAATTCTTTTACAAAAAAAGGAAGCCAACATATTACAAATGCACCCAAGATTAATCCCAGGGTAGTGGCTGCTTTGCGTTCTCTTGTGCCTGAGATCTTTTGTCTTCTCCAGGATTTCTCATGCTTGAATTCAGACCTGTGACTTTTCACTGTGCTATGAATTTTATCAAAGTCTGTTGATGGATCAGATAAAGACTTTTCTAGCATGTAGGGTGTGGAGACCAGTCTAGTGCTTTTTTCGCCACTCTCCAAAAGGACTTGGCCATTCAGCTCCTCCTTGGCAATCCTACTTGCTTGTCTCTTGTGATATAACGTCTTtgctgctttatatattttgtagtaGAGGATCAAAATCAGTGTTAATGGGATGTAGAAAGCTCCAAATGTTGAATAAATAGTGGAAACAATGTGGTCGTGTTTGATGATGCACTCGTCGTCTTTGCTAGTCCCTTGGTGCCTCCAGAATAAAGGAGGCATAGAGATAAGAATGGATATAATCCAAACTACTGTGATTGTAATGCCAGCATGCTTGGGAGTCCTTTTCCTGGCGTATTCGACAGCATCTGTGATTGCCCGGTACCGGTCCAACGCTATAGCAGAGAGATGCAGGATGGAGCATGTGCAGCACGTGATGTCAATGCTGAGCCAAATGTCACAGACCACTTGCCCCAGAATCCAACTCTCTCTCACAATATACACGATGCTGAAAGGCATCACCAGGACAGCTACAAGAAAATCTGTCACTGCCAGGGAGCAAATTAGATAGTTGGCAGGGTGGTGCAGCTTCCGGGTCACAACAATTGCGGCAATCACAAGGGAGTTGATGGTGGTTGTCATCAGTGCCAGCCCGGAGAGA
The DNA window shown above is from Manis javanica isolate MJ-LG chromosome 3, MJ_LKY, whole genome shotgun sequence and carries:
- the HTR1F gene encoding 5-hydroxytryptamine receptor 1F, producing the protein MDFLNSSDQNLTSEELFNRIPSKILVSLTLSGLALMTTTINSLVIAAIVVTRKLHHPANYLICSLAVTDFLVAVLVMPFSIVYIVRESWILGQVVCDIWLSIDITCCTCSILHLSAIALDRYRAITDAVEYARKRTPKHAGITITVVWIISILISMPPLFWRHQGTSKDDECIIKHDHIVSTIYSTFGAFYIPLTLILILYYKIYKAAKTLYHKRQASRIAKEELNGQVLLESGEKSTRLVSTPYMLEKSLSDPSTDFDKIHSTVKSHRSEFKHEKSWRRQKISGTRERKAATTLGLILGAFVICWLPFFVKELVVNVCEKCNISEEMSNFLTWLGYLNSLINPLIYTIFNEDFKKAFQKLVRCRC